A section of the Flavobacterium sp. CG_23.5 genome encodes:
- a CDS encoding chaperone modulator CbpM, which translates to MNTENLIPLSKLYMHYDVEMSFFFNLNEMGLIEILTIDENKYIYPESIYEIEKMIRMHQELEVNIQGIDVVLNLLQKIEDLQNELGSVKNRLGLYEG; encoded by the coding sequence ATGAATACCGAAAATCTTATCCCTTTATCCAAATTATACATGCATTATGATGTCGAAATGTCATTCTTTTTCAATTTAAACGAAATGGGTTTAATTGAGATTCTCACCATCGATGAAAACAAATATATTTATCCTGAATCTATTTACGAAATCGAAAAAATGATACGAATGCACCAAGAATTAGAAGTAAATATTCAAGGAATAGATGTCGTTTTAAATTTACTACAAAAAATAGAGGATTTACAAAATGAATTGGGTTCTGTCAAAAACAGATTGGGTTTGTATGAAGGTTGA
- a CDS encoding DnaJ C-terminal domain-containing protein, with protein sequence MAFIDYYKILEVDKKATEAEIKKAYRKLARKYHPDLNPNDKEAERKFKEINEANEVLSHTENRKKFDEYGENWQHAEQYEKAKQQGQYQSGGQQGGFGGDSGDYSDFFESMFGGRTSGRQRGRSAQFKGQDFSTELHLDLKEVYTTHKRTLTINGKNIRITIPAGVENGQQIKISGLGGEGSGGGPKGDLYITFTIENHTNFKLDKHHLYATVDIALYTAILGGEITADTFNGKVKLTVKPGTQNGTKVKLKEKGFPIYKKEGEFGDLYITYQVKIPTDLSEKEKDLFQELAKLRTS encoded by the coding sequence ATGGCATTTATAGACTATTACAAGATATTAGAAGTGGACAAAAAAGCAACGGAGGCCGAAATTAAAAAAGCATACCGAAAGCTAGCTAGAAAATACCATCCCGACTTAAACCCAAATGATAAAGAAGCTGAACGAAAGTTTAAGGAAATTAATGAAGCAAATGAAGTATTGAGCCATACAGAGAATCGTAAAAAATTTGATGAATACGGTGAAAACTGGCAACATGCGGAGCAGTACGAAAAAGCAAAACAGCAAGGACAATATCAAAGTGGTGGGCAACAAGGGGGTTTTGGAGGTGACAGCGGAGATTATTCGGACTTTTTTGAATCGATGTTTGGTGGTCGTACGTCAGGGAGACAAAGAGGACGCAGCGCCCAATTCAAAGGACAAGATTTCAGTACGGAATTGCATCTGGATTTAAAGGAAGTTTATACAACCCACAAGCGAACCTTAACCATAAACGGCAAAAATATCCGAATTACTATCCCTGCCGGGGTAGAAAATGGTCAGCAGATTAAAATTAGTGGATTGGGTGGCGAGGGATCTGGCGGCGGACCAAAAGGAGACTTATATATCACCTTTACCATTGAAAACCACACTAATTTTAAACTGGACAAGCACCATTTATACGCTACAGTGGATATCGCTTTATACACTGCTATACTGGGAGGGGAAATAACGGCTGATACTTTTAACGGAAAGGTCAAACTGACCGTAAAACCAGGTACTCAAAACGGTACAAAAGTAAAACTTAAAGAAAAAGGTTTTCCAATTTATAAAAAGGAAGGAGAATTTGGAGATTTATACATTACCTATCAAGTAAAAATCCCTACTGATCTTTCCGAAAAAGAAAAAGATTTATTTCAGGAACTTGCAAAATTAAGAACGTCATGA